The Chroicocephalus ridibundus chromosome 20, bChrRid1.1, whole genome shotgun sequence DNA window TTGCTCCTGGCAGCACACATAGAGCTTGCTACAGCCTGATGGCTTCAACCACCACCAATTCCACCTTACCTTGTTCAATAACCTCGTCCATGAAAGCACAGGACCTCCGGGCACCTAATGTGGAGGACCagtgcagcatccccagccctgctctcctcggGAGCCCATGGATGCAGAGACTAGGGAAGTCTCTGCCATGCAGTGATTTGACCAGACCATCGGCTTCGTTGCAGCTTGTTCGAGAGCGGCATTAACTGGGGCCGGGTGATTGCACTGCTGGGCTTTGGCTACCGCATGGCCATCTACGTCTACCAGCACGGCATCCCGGGTTTCCTCCGCCGCATCGCTCGCTACGTCGCCGAGTTCATGCTCCGGAACCGCATCGCCCAGTGGATCGCCCAGCAGGGAGGATGGGTGAGCCAGCGGGAGCGCGGGGCCATcccggggggatttgggggtgaggggaggcagATGTGCTCCAACCAGTGGAAGGTGCAGCCTGGGGACAATGGCACTGCTGAGGCTGGTGGGGCcacccagctgcaggcagagcagcagcccggCCCAGGCAGATCTAACGTGCTCTGGTTATTCTCTGTTTCCCGTTAGGTGGCTGCACTCGATCTGGACAATGTTTACATGAAGTacatgctggtggtggtggtcctGGTCATGGTTGGGCATTTAGTGGTACGACGCTTCTTCAGGCCCTGACTGACatgggggcagaggctgggggggtcCGGCCAAGCTCTCTCTCAAATCTCTGCTGTGCATTGACGTctcccaagagaggggggattcAAGGAACCTCCGAGAGAGAGAGCAGCTTGGACCTGTGACCCTCCCGCTACGGAGGTACCACTCTGCCGTCTATGGAGACACCACCAGGGG harbors:
- the BAK1 gene encoding bcl-2 homologous antagonist/killer isoform X3; protein product: MASGNDGDPPRAHGRRGSNGRRLSQEPNSEDQVVEETEEVFRSYAFYRYQQEREERGDEVPMDPEIVEIEQHLGSSTGSRVGRRLAIIGDDINERYDAEFRYMLKSLQPTKENAYEYFTKIASSLFESGINWGRVIALLGFGYRMAIYVYQHGIPGFLRRIARYVAEFMLRNRIAQWIAQQGGWVSQRERGAIPGGFGGEGRQMCSNQWKVQPGDNGTAEAGGATQLQAEQQPGPGRSNVLWLFSVSR
- the BAK1 gene encoding bcl-2 homologous antagonist/killer isoform X1, which translates into the protein MASGNDGDPPRAHGRRGSNGRRLSQEPNSEDQVVEETEEVFRSYAFYRYQQEREERGDEVPMDPEIVEIEQHLGSTGSRVGRRLAIIGDDINERYDAEFRYMLKSLQPTKENAYEYFTKIASSLFESGINWGRVIALLGFGYRMAIYVYQHGIPGFLRRIARYVAEFMLRNRIAQWIAQQGGWVSQRERGAIPGGFGGEGRQMCSNQWKVQPGDNGTAEAGGATQLQAEQQPGPGRSNVLWLFSVSR